DNA from Helicoverpa zea isolate HzStark_Cry1AcR chromosome 5, ilHelZeax1.1, whole genome shotgun sequence:
TTAGGCgacagaatatttaaataatattaaacttagTTTAACTTACTTATAGAGGTGTCTAATTCCACACATGCTTTATCGAATTCCTTTTCTAATAAATCTAACCATCGAAAGCCTACTCCGGTAGTCGCCATTTTCACAATAATTTGTTGACATTTTACTGTCAGTTTGACACTTGCCCAAGCCAATCGTTCAGAAATCAAAAGAGTGATTTTTAGACATAAGTTAGTGAATGCCTAATTGAGATCAAAACCGCATCTAAGACCTACAAATtcttgtttcgggaggtacctgcaccgcatcggtcgtgaggaggcgcccgggtgtcaccattgtgtggacagccccgaggacacggtggaccacacagtccaggtgtgccccgcatgggaagggcaccgccgggtcctcgtcgaggctttgggcggcggcgacctctcgcgtccggccctggttcaggccatggtccggggcgagagggaatgggatgccgtcgcctccttctgcgaagcggtcatgctcgagaaggaggaggcggaacgccagagagtacgcacctctcatcccggccgccgcgctggaccaggtagacaccatgggcgccgggtgtcgcgtgatgactcccggccaccgtaggcgtgggtctgtgggcggtgagttcgggtggctcatcgtccctctgtctgcttagacgacagacccgtgtcgacggcgcgcgttgttccacgcgctcctcaaagagatgtcagcaaccccagcggggcccagcagggcaaaggcctgccggggctgcgggttgttcgaaagagatatcgcggccctggtacataaaaggcctatgacggaacacgacggtttttagtcagtaagagtctgacactccctcaccgctgctaacccacagcgggaggggtcatttgatgatttttgacgtctgaaaaaaaaaaaagacctacAAATTCGTTAAATAAAGTCAAATACCCATCTACGACGACGTTTCCTGTGGTAGAAGATGTAATTCCATATAGAGTACGATCACAGTCCCAATAATATGACTTGTTTTAGCAGAAATGATTGCCATCGTTTGCACGACTGCTAACCCGTCCCGGCTGCCTGAGTAGTAAGTGTATCATTGATATAACGGTAGATAAAAACAACACTGGTTTCTCTAATTTTTCAGAACATATAGAAAATATTGATAATCTCAACTTTGCCAGTAAAGTACGGGGCACTTAACAGACAGAAAAGTGCCCAAACCTGATCTATAGGTTTATCGGTTTTGTGTACCTACTATTCTTATAAGAAACAAACCCAGTTCAAATTACCAAGTCCGTAGTCACTTACACCTTTTCAAGCGGGCAAGAGACTCTTCATAAAACCTTTGGAAGCAGTTAGGTAGGTATCAACCTTACGATAGCCAAAgataaattaggtacctactttattatcAGTAAAAGACCGTAAGCTTTGTGGcagtttctttattttaattatatctatttacaaataaaagaatAGGTTCCTGCAATATTTTGCCACATAATAATCTTCCGCAGACTTCTGAATAGCAAAATCAATTAACTACTCATTACTTTAATACAGCTACATGGCAGAAAATATGTGTCATTTGCATACAGATTTAGATAATTACAAGCTAACATCAACCGTCAgttgtagtaggtacctacctaataacaCAACGTGTGTCATTTTCTCACACTACAtgataaaagcttgtaaaattaCTAAAATCTTGGATATTTTACTATGTATGCCCTACGcacaatgttacaaaaaaactgtggttttttttttttttaatttgcccAATTATTACACACTTAACATCTATGTTGCACAATATAGTATTAGCACGCAATTTAATTGTCAGTCTAGAGAATGTAGGTATCCGCTACGCATACGCGACGCGCCCGTAATGCTACGTTtacacgcgcgccgcgcagcccggcgggctgcgcggcgtgcagcccgtcgcgggcaggcggacattcaagctgttcacacgcgcgccgtcgtgtcagtcagtgcaagaatggcgagcagcgaggatctcggtgttgttgctgtcatagcctttggcttaacttatttttattggaaaaagaaaaaaaatgatgaatGGCATTGACCATTCCtccatgttgtaatctccgatcgcagcgactttcttagaacgttgaATCGTCGCGAAAgcgcaggggcccgattctcctaattttacttaagcaacattcgattgacgttcgactcgattcgactgagatccgatcccgactcgattacgattgaagcgtatgtggcattccgctattttttctttgaaataaacgtttttatccttttctgtcattcaataatgaatcattttgtctgcaaatgatttacgattgcaaaatgattgtacagcaaactaccgtatagaccaaaattaccaaaatagcagaccaatcgcacatcaatcaaatgtcaatcgaatacgattggtcttttattagtagcagaatgcccgatatggttaaaactgctattgcgatcatattgcgattcgatttctattcgattttgacattattaacttaggagaatccgGCCCCAGGAgcgactgactgcccgcgcgcgtgtaaacagtcgccgggcgcccgcacattcatcctttgaagtTTGCCAAAAAACTGACACCCGCCcgattcgcggcattcacgggcacgggcgcgttcacgggctcgggcgtaccgtttacacgctcgtgaacgtgactgtgcccgttgaatgtcgatttgaacgcgcgcgtgtgaacgtaggtACCATAAAGTTTTCGTTGCGCGCTTGCTCCGTCCCGCAACCGCTCGCAATCCTCTAGCTCTATTTCTAGTGTGTTACAGGGCCCTTACTGATTATCTTTGAAATTTCAAATTCACGTTCACAAATCTATGGTATGTACTTAACATCAGCGATTATATTTGAAccataaataagaataaagttAAAATCCTACGGATCCCCTGAGGCTACTGAACACTGTATTtggttatttacatttattacaaacttctaggtaggtatgtgttaaagaaaaacaaagaagGTTCACTAAACTAATTCACAATAAAAATTCTACATATTGTTACACAGGTTCAATGCCTTTTGTAGGTACATCGAAAGTCATCACATTGCTCTTGAAGATTGGAAACTGttgtaacataaaatattaaaattgcagTATGTTATATGTACATGTTAAATTGTCCTTCTTTCTTCAGACCGTTCATAATGGCAATAGTCATCGTAGTAGTAGGTATGTTAACTACCTATCTATGGTatctatattatatgtattccttatttaaatatatcCAATTCTTATGGTATGATAATTTAAATGTTCACAACTTGTTTCGAATAGGCAAATAAGATGCATTAGAACTTTCTCAGCGTTAAAAACGTACTACCAAAAGACAACCAGACTAACTATAGCTTAACAAAGATAGTGACACTCCCATGGACCCATGGTGCGCGGGGGAGGTTACAGCGACGACACAAAGGGTTGTTCCCGATGCCTCCAAAATGTTGATCCTACTACTTATTATCTCCAATAGCGTTGGTAATAATACCAAACGCTTAAACACCACTGCAGCCCACGTCCCGAGTGTCACGAATTTGCGAAACTATAATAAAAGTTAGTTCCTAAAAAGTTTAGGTACCTACCCTACCAAGTTACCAAAGAGATAAATGTCAGTACCTTAACATTTATGTGAATTCTGCTGTGCGTGGCTATGCTAATCACGCTAAATATCTCACTTGatgctgttatttttttaaactttcagCCTAgattattaaaatgattataaaacagtataagtataggtacctacatcatttTAATGATAATGCAGGTATAGCCACTAGAAACTGGTGAACTTTTCGAATAGGATCATTTagcaagtaattaaaataattatagattTAGATGCACCCATACAGAGAACGAGACTGAAATAGTGGCAATAAACATTAATATGCACTtcatataaaaacatattttgagaCAATGTTCGCATCTAGAGATATGATGACGTTTGTTAGAACatacaggtacctacatatttttaggCAAGCAATACGGGGCACTGACGAAGTAAACACATaacaattatcttaaaattgtAATCTCCCATAACTTAATTACATACAAGTATGAATCCGAACAAATTGTCATGAGGCTATGACTCAGCAGTCAGCTACGAATATGATGATACTAGAAACATTTATGGATTGTGTAGAAGACGTAATCTAAGCTTTATACAAGGTAAAGGTTCTCCTAGTTTGTAGCCGTCACCCGTATCGAAGCATCAGGGACCGCAGCCAAGTGCGGTGAAGCGAGAAGACGTAGCGCGATctcgtataataataattaatatgccCACATTGCCCACTACATTGAAGCATATGATTTTCTCACGTACTGAGCTCTTGCAAGATTATAACGCATAAGCAGAATACACGTTTACATACCATATTATAGTATACAAATATTCTAACGCTTATAACTCGAGCCTCTAAAAATATAGTGACAGAGTACTAAATGCAATCCCACAAAACATAAATTacaatatctatattttttacatttttacaataataaaatggttCAATGTTATCGTGTCTTTTACATTCTTTGTAAATCAAACACTAGGTGTTATGATCAAATACTAGTCAGGCCCAGCGTCCACCAAAGCGGTGGGCGacggagaagtttttaaacaaccaatagaatttcgttatCCAAACGTCTTATATTCCTGAGCGGAGAAAATCTTTCGATTTTTTGAGAACTTGTCAGCTCCGCTCTGCTTTGGTGGAGTCTGGACCTTAAATTATACAATCAAAAGTTGTTGATTATTGATTGAACTacctttaattttgaaagtgtAATAAGCTTTTTTACAGAATTCGGTTAATAGTTGAATGCGTAAGTATAATTTCcacttattaaaatgtttacaatgGAGTAGAAACCGAAATCAGTCAGTTTTGCCTAAGTGTTTCGGTGCCATATGAAGCAAAACGACTATGGGCTCCTCTGTTTAGAAAGCTTTTGCATACGATTGTACAAGAACGAAATTGGCATAACAAATCTTGAAAAATACAAAGATACTGCGTTCTTATTGACTTAACACCATCAAGAGAAATAGGTATTGTTcgagataaaaataattgtcaCTAATAGATGAACCAGACTAGTTCTAGTGTTAAGCGAACTGTGTAATAAGAAGTACTTTACTTCTTACAAGCGTGACCACAGACCACCAAacttcatatattttatgaCGGATACAATGTCCCACTGTTCATTGACAAACAATTAAGTACGCAAATGGTATCCTGCAGGTAAGTGGCACAACCTGAACACTACACATCAGTCAAtcaattttgtatttgttgAATTAGAACACGAATAAGAGCGTTTTTATTTCGATGCAATGCGACAATCGAATTTGCTTTGGTCTCAGAACATAGTATAGTATATAGATTTATAAATTCTTCAATGATTCCAAAAAAGAATTCAGTTTTATATACAAACATacaataacataattttatgtactttatacccttacaaaaataataaaattttacattattatgaacatataaaCAACTAAGTAGGCATAACATAAGTATGTAGTTATAAATACgttcattaaaactatttgaattCAAGACGCCAAACATTACATCAATGAACCTTTGCTGAACAACACCAGTATGatacagataaataaaattaatctaatCTATATATGTATTCAACTACAATAATAGCACAAGacgaaatatttaataagtttCAAAGTGCTGGAAATAATGatgaacaataacaatattatttcagCATATTGTTACATAATTAAAGAACAGAAAGCAGCTTTCCACCATATCTTATGTTTAGTTAATTATGTGTATTTACGAAGAATCATCTACAGCCTGGCAATCACTCACATGGTCCACGTACCGAACACCCAGGGGTAACTCAATAAAGCTTGGAGCAAACATTTCATACATAACTTTATTTCTTTCTGCCCTACTATCAAAAACATCCTcatgttttattgtaataatatgaggatattattttgaataaaaaacgttGGAAGAGTAGTTGGGAATAATTTTCGCATtttgtaaaatttaatttaacaaggaACAATAAAATTAGGCACATGGTTATAACCCACCACTGACAGTCCTGTCAACTGTAATTACCTAATGTTCTGCTACCGCGTGAACCATGGGAGTGTTTTTAACGAGCTTGCCAGGCTGTAGTAATAACTAATATCCAGTATggctttccttttttttttgtaattaatatatgtagaaagaaattataaatataaaattatactagTTTGTATAAACAAGTTTTTGTACTGTATTAATGATagtgttttaaataaaggtgTAGCTATTAGCTCTAAATTAGACTATTCCTgccaaaacaattttaaatattagctATGTGAACTTCGAtgtttacttataaaggtgACACATTCAAAACAGAATTATTCTTTTGTCCTAGGCAGCTCATACAGTTTAAGTTAACAGTGGTTTCATTTAATTAAGTTGAAACTATTGCAACAGAGATTTAAGAAACCAAGCAGGCAATCCACTAGTCTGAAACCACTCCTACTAACCATTCAGaaatatataatacatataaaaataattacaaaaatcgaGTTTTATCGCGACAATTAGCTTGCGGTGCACATACAAACACTACATTTAAATCACTTCAGCTTAAGTAAAAAGCACTTTGTTCATAAATCATAACTTTTCATTAAGAAACAACGCACCCATTCTTGTCTGGTATATGTCCATCTGATCTCTCAATCTCTAGTAATATAGCATGGAACATATCAGTTACCGACTGAAAAAGGAATTATGAATATTAATGCATAACACATGATTGCTAGATAGAtacttattaaaacaaaaagtgaTTAAGGATTTAAGGGGTCACTTGAACTCTTGATAAGAGTACAAATTGCAAAAGTTCTCACCTCATTCCTCTTAGCACTGGTCTCCACAAATGCAGCCTTCCACTTCTCGGCAAGTCTCTTGCCTTCCTCTGTACTAATTTTTCTTTCTAGATGAAGATCTGTTTTGTTACCAACTAAAACGATGGGGACActgaaattgaaaattttatatttaaaaaataattcatcttAAAATGAGGAAGTGCTATAAAGCAAATCTACTCACTGTATTTTTCCAACCATGTCCAATAGTTTATCATAAATAATTTGTACtatttgaaaacttttactTGATGTGATGGAGTACACTAGTACATAACCATGAAAGTCCATACTGTATTGAAGAGGGAATATACTGTATTCATCTTGTCCAGCAGTGTCCACAAGCTTTACTTCATATTCAGTTGAATTCAGCCGGATAAACTTTGTGAATGCTTAAGGATAAAATACACATCATATAAATTGTAAGACTTGCCTAAAGTAGGAACAGTTTGCTTaaagtttatttcaataaaaaaataatcgtaTAAATCAATTAAACGAATCCAACATCTCTTCCCTAACCTAAGTCTCAATATTGATATTTCTTAAGTCTAAATATCTTACAACGAAATACCTATAtgaacattttatcaaataatattcatgaaaaaaaaatgaataaatgcgACTTGACCATGTGGAGTATCGAACTTTCAGTACACAAAGATTGATCGTACAACGACCGTAGCGTGACAAAAACATGTTATCAATAAATGctttataaatatacttactgTTTTCAATTGTAGGATCGTAGGAGTCAACAAACTGACCTTCTACAAACTGTATAATTAAGGATGATTTACCTGAAaacgatataatattattataacgtCACTAACACTAAATAAGACGCACAAGTCTTTGAAACGATAACATTACCCACGGACCGGTATCCCATCATAGCAATCTTTCTTTGCTTAGACGGCATCTTTAAATTGTTGTAAATATGAACGTAATTGTTAAAATAGTTAGGCGCAAGATATAATTAATAACACAAGTTCAAGAAATTCATAATTCTCCTTCTCCAGGACTTTTTGCTTGACAGGAAGTCTGACATACAAACGTCAAAGATCTTTTGGATTTGACATTTGTTGTCATGAGAagcgaagaaaaaaaaatatagaccgaaaaagagaaaagaaaaaatctcTTTTCCTCGTTCTAGATTTCTTCGAAAGTAGTACCAAAATATCACAAtgcatttgattatttttttgtaagtaattttccatttattaaaataacgatAAATCGCTGAGCTACCTCTCCCTCAATCTcaacaaaattttgtttgttctaGACTTCTTCgtattataatgtaggtattcgttattttcgaagaTTTAGTCAACGTCAAGGTAGGAAATGTTCATTGTTTCAAGCGGTTTCAAGTTTTAAAGATTCAACTTTTCATTTTGCAGTCAAGTCATGTCAATGTCAAGTCAATTTGGTTGTGTTGTGATGTCATCAGATCAGTCATTGTTATTTTTGATCAAGTCCATAATATTTCTGTCTTCTTTCTATTTCTATTAATCCATTACATTCTTTGCTGTCTATGGCAAAGATTTAGTGTGTTTTAAAACTTACATTAGAGGCGTATTGGTTgaaattttcagttttttggcACTATCAAGTCAATGCAGGTATATAATGTTGTGAATCATTCATCCTGTGTTGAGTGACACTtgaaagataataattttgttgtctAAATCACTGCTACTTACTTGTCTGACTCTTTGGTGTTGATTTAACTTTACAGTTTGCCTAAACATGTCTGTAAATATTCCCGAGTGCCCTCCGAGCCTGAAGTCAATCCAGCACTATTTAAAGACTGCTGCAGAGCATGATACCAGGGATCCAGTCGTAGCCTACTGGTGTAGACTCCATGCCTTGCAAGTAGGACTAAAAATCACAAACAAGAAGACACCTGAAGAGACAAAGCTGCTTATGGGTATGGTATAATCTCTGTAATAGAATTGTATAAACTTATTTCTATTTCTCACACATAGAAAATCTTTTCTTATTGGATTTTATATTGGATTACGTGTTGGATGTTTTACTTGTATTCCTTCCTTCAGCTTTAATGGACTGGTTAGAAGAATGCAAGAAAATCAATAAAGATAATGATGCAATCATAAATGAGGTAGCAGCACAGGCCCATCTTGAAAATTATGCACTCAAGCTGTTTTTGTATGCTGACAAACAAGACAGGGAACAAAATTACGGAAAGTATgtcatttaattattattattcaataatttttttaaactaaatttttCCTCATCCAATTAACATGGTGATGTTTTCCTGAATGAATTGAGGCAATTTGTTTAGTTAAACTGATTGGGACCAGTCTCATTTAATTCCCATACAATACCATTAATCTTGACTATGCAATtgaatttgattgtttgttaagTTCAACAAATGTAATTTGAAGAGGTAATAAATGAGTTAAGTGAATTTATTGCTGTAATGTGAAGAGAACATTCActcaaaatgattttatttttcaggaaTATAGTAAAAGCTTTCTACACAGCTGGTATGATTTATGATGTTCTGACTACGTTTGGAGAGCTGACAGATGAAGCAGCTCAAAACAGGAAATATGCCAAGTGGAAGGCTGCCTACATTCATAACTGTCTCAAAAATGGAGAGACTCCAGTTCCAGGTGAAGATTTTTCTGTATTAAACAATACTTGGTGGGCCGTAATCCTTTCCGAAATGTAGAGATGATTGACAAGCTTGATTCTTGGAATGCTTTATCTATACATGATGTTTTGT
Protein-coding regions in this window:
- the LOC124630345 gene encoding GTP-binding protein Rheb homolog codes for the protein MPSKQRKIAMMGYRSVGKSSLIIQFVEGQFVDSYDPTIENTFTKFIRLNSTEYEVKLVDTAGQDEYSIFPLQYSMDFHGYVLVYSITSSKSFQIVQIIYDKLLDMVGKIHVPIVLVGNKTDLHLERKISTEEGKRLAEKWKAAFVETSAKRNESVTDMFHAILLEIERSDGHIPDKNGCVVS
- the LOC124630189 gene encoding vacuolar protein sorting-associated protein VTA1 homolog, which produces MSVNIPECPPSLKSIQHYLKTAAEHDTRDPVVAYWCRLHALQVGLKITNKKTPEETKLLMALMDWLEECKKINKDNDAIINEVAAQAHLENYALKLFLYADKQDREQNYGKNIVKAFYTAGMIYDVLTTFGELTDEAAQNRKYAKWKAAYIHNCLKNGETPVPGPMQSEGDENAEGTANDGQPDAAPAPTATDMPQVPGFTTVTPATPPVAPSSFNSFLPDPNAAMRAASQLPPVPYTPDPNPGGFVPYDPSQQPQPVQPPANLYGDNRVAQLSPDQIAKAQKYCKWASSALNYDDIKTAIGNLKNALELLQTGRDPA